Proteins encoded within one genomic window of Maridesulfovibrio bastinii DSM 16055:
- a CDS encoding MerR family transcriptional regulator, protein MQTREEGQIYKIGQAAGMLDVKTSVLRFWEGEFEQLRPIRTSSGQRLYNEDHIVLLRRIKELLYDEGLTIEGAKKKLEAGWNSDDLKLSDEIDDNAGALPLFSYEKNGDYQESCRKLLLHVRDELLSIKEMLD, encoded by the coding sequence ATGCAGACAAGAGAAGAAGGACAGATATACAAAATAGGACAGGCAGCCGGTATGCTTGATGTTAAAACTTCCGTACTCAGATTCTGGGAAGGGGAGTTTGAACAGCTGCGTCCTATTCGCACATCATCCGGGCAGCGATTATATAATGAAGATCATATTGTTCTGCTCCGGCGTATTAAAGAACTTCTCTATGATGAAGGCCTGACGATAGAAGGGGCCAAAAAGAAACTCGAAGCAGGCTGGAACTCAGATGATTTAAAATTGTCGGACGAGATCGATGATAATGCAGGCGCTCTGCCGCTTTTCAGCTATGAAAAAAATGGAGATTATCAGGAGTCGTGCAGAAAACTTCTACTGCACGTCCGTGATGAACTGCTCTCCATAAAAGAAATGCTGGACTAA
- a CDS encoding AsmA family protein — MNRPAKIIVTLAAALVAVIAAAMILVTIFVNPNDYKDQISKIVYEKTGRQLTFQGDISLSVFPWIGVATQGITFSNAEGFGQDPMLSLKSADVSLRLLPLLSGSIALGDISVDGLQVNLMRNSKGINNWDDLTGAKAGEKNDTAEVTEPENSGDSGSAIDLSIGGLEVEDARIVWDDRKENVRQSIDDCDIVLGSVKPGSPFDFKVHVKLASTSPDIKADTNLSGIAKLDLERKIYELSGLKVEIDASGAAVPGKTAKVVVGADAYVDLDSGKAELKNIDANAYGAKLTGEAAASGFNNNKLAFNSSFDVPDFNLASTLKMLGLEIKTSDSKALTNVGLNISASGTDKSVNIKSVQLNLDDTTAKGSMSFANPERPDIRCDLNVDKINIDRYLPPSSENKKSSSDAEASTDKASAKKDSTGKEELLPVDLLRKLTLDSNLEIGELVIGGAKLEKILVKATSAGGVFKIKPASLNVAGGSFASTASIDASGKIPQITAGAKLSGLDGAKLSMQLNGEKKFAGIIGFETSLKTMGNDMKTVFANLDGNFGFTAKDGYVSGFDVLFLANDAFSVLTGKDMSKGENDKTEFGSASATAKITKGVAVNKDLTLKSPLLRASGEGLMNLNDMKLDYKLDAKIVGTLEGQGGKNQKDLIGLTVPLDISGPVSDPSIMVNLPRFAKAVAAGGFGIVSDVLKGVGGIVEGLGNAITGKKSTNDSGSTSKESKPEKAVEELGNALKGLFN; from the coding sequence ATGAACCGTCCTGCGAAAATTATCGTTACATTAGCCGCTGCATTGGTAGCAGTGATCGCTGCGGCTATGATTCTTGTCACTATTTTTGTGAATCCAAACGACTATAAAGATCAAATCAGTAAAATTGTTTACGAGAAAACCGGAAGGCAGCTTACCTTTCAGGGAGATATCTCTTTAAGTGTATTTCCATGGATAGGGGTTGCCACACAGGGGATTACATTTTCCAATGCTGAAGGTTTCGGGCAGGATCCAATGCTGAGCCTTAAGTCAGCAGATGTCAGCCTGCGTCTGCTTCCGCTCCTTTCCGGAAGTATCGCTTTGGGTGATATTTCGGTTGACGGACTGCAGGTCAACCTCATGCGTAACAGCAAGGGGATAAATAACTGGGACGATCTGACCGGGGCTAAGGCTGGTGAAAAAAATGATACAGCTGAAGTCACAGAACCTGAAAACTCCGGTGATTCCGGCAGCGCAATAGACCTCTCCATAGGCGGATTGGAAGTAGAGGATGCCCGTATAGTCTGGGACGACCGTAAAGAAAATGTGCGTCAGTCCATAGATGATTGTGATATCGTGCTGGGATCAGTAAAACCCGGAAGTCCGTTTGATTTTAAAGTTCATGTCAAACTGGCCTCAACTTCTCCTGATATAAAAGCTGATACAAATTTAAGTGGTATCGCCAAGCTTGATCTGGAGAGAAAAATTTATGAGCTCAGCGGTCTTAAAGTTGAGATAGATGCAAGCGGCGCCGCTGTTCCCGGCAAAACTGCTAAAGTAGTAGTCGGAGCGGATGCTTATGTTGATCTTGATTCCGGTAAGGCGGAATTAAAAAATATTGACGCTAATGCTTATGGAGCCAAGTTGACCGGTGAAGCTGCCGCTTCTGGATTTAACAATAACAAGCTGGCTTTTAATTCTTCTTTTGATGTTCCTGACTTCAATCTGGCTTCAACTTTAAAAATGCTCGGTCTTGAAATTAAAACTTCTGACTCAAAAGCTCTGACTAATGTGGGATTGAATATTTCCGCCTCAGGAACCGATAAATCTGTAAATATTAAATCTGTTCAGCTGAATCTTGATGATACAACCGCAAAAGGTTCCATGTCTTTTGCAAATCCGGAACGTCCTGATATTCGCTGCGATTTAAATGTGGATAAAATTAATATTGATCGCTATCTGCCTCCATCTTCGGAAAATAAAAAGTCTTCGTCTGATGCCGAAGCTTCTACAGACAAAGCTTCTGCTAAAAAGGATTCTACAGGTAAGGAAGAACTTCTCCCTGTTGACCTTTTGCGCAAGTTGACTCTTGATAGTAATCTGGAAATCGGTGAACTGGTTATCGGTGGTGCAAAATTAGAAAAGATTCTGGTCAAAGCCACCTCGGCCGGAGGAGTTTTCAAAATCAAGCCAGCCTCTCTTAATGTTGCCGGCGGATCATTTGCCTCGACTGCCAGCATTGATGCCAGTGGAAAAATACCACAGATCACTGCCGGGGCTAAATTGAGCGGTCTGGATGGAGCCAAGCTCTCCATGCAGTTGAACGGTGAAAAAAAGTTTGCCGGTATCATTGGATTTGAGACCAGTCTCAAAACAATGGGTAATGATATGAAAACAGTTTTTGCCAATCTCGATGGAAACTTCGGATTCACTGCGAAAGATGGTTATGTTTCCGGGTTTGACGTTTTGTTCCTTGCTAATGATGCCTTTTCAGTGCTGACAGGGAAGGATATGAGTAAGGGTGAAAATGACAAAACAGAATTCGGTTCAGCTTCAGCAACAGCAAAAATCACCAAAGGTGTCGCTGTGAATAAGGACCTGACCCTCAAATCTCCCTTGCTCAGAGCTTCAGGAGAGGGACTGATGAATTTGAATGATATGAAGCTTGATTATAAACTGGATGCAAAGATTGTAGGAACTCTTGAGGGACAGGGCGGAAAGAATCAGAAAGACCTTATCGGCCTGACAGTTCCGCTTGATATCAGCGGTCCTGTAAGCGATCCTTCAATCATGGTAAATCTTCCCCGTTTTGCCAAAGCCGTTGCTGCCGGCGGTTTCGGCATTGTCTCCGATGTTCTTAAAGGCGTTGGTGGCATAGTTGAAGGCTTGGGAAATGCTATTACCGGCAAAAAATCAACAAATGATTCCGGCTCCACTTCTAAGGAAAGTAAACCGGAAAAAGCAGTTGAAGAACTCGGTAATGCCTTGAAAGGTCTTTTTAACTAA
- a CDS encoding methyltransferase domain-containing protein yields the protein MAKITDDSLATIEFILHWQSDNAGHTDSFLAKRVNIWRDIFPEKLLDKLKGAEAGDIIRLNFEPGTLVPLYSKSLVGEIPFRKFTPRTFGGIKITPSRGRFLPQGMLSGVIGVYPQTVTPMRILEVGEDSFLADFNHPFSKFSAVLECRIQNVAPKETETGGRLHHWAEEIFNYGPGMQAGLKDQKTDFLCKDFYARSDEKADNIFYNNPRLVGHVDSQASLNLKKIYSEYLSAGMDVLDLMSSVESHLPDDMNLNVTGLGLNMDELRSNPVLADRIAYDLNADSDFPVGDKLFDAVICSLSIEYLTDPVGVLKKAHEVLRPGGVLLIGVSNRWFPTKVTNGWLALHEYERMGYIRQLMELAGFEGEWGTDVIRNDWRPVTDKHYYATRGASDPIYVVRGRK from the coding sequence TTGGCAAAGATTACTGATGATTCACTGGCAACAATAGAATTTATACTGCACTGGCAGTCTGATAATGCCGGCCATACAGACAGTTTTCTGGCAAAAAGAGTTAATATATGGAGGGATATATTCCCTGAAAAGCTGCTTGATAAGCTCAAAGGAGCTGAAGCAGGTGATATCATACGTCTTAATTTTGAACCCGGCACTCTTGTCCCGCTGTATTCAAAATCGCTTGTTGGAGAAATTCCGTTTAGAAAATTTACTCCTAGAACATTCGGCGGAATTAAAATTACACCTTCCAGAGGGCGATTTTTACCACAGGGTATGCTCTCCGGGGTTATAGGAGTCTATCCGCAGACGGTGACTCCGATGAGGATTCTTGAAGTTGGTGAAGATTCATTTCTTGCCGATTTCAATCATCCCTTTTCTAAGTTCAGTGCCGTGCTTGAGTGTCGCATCCAGAATGTCGCTCCCAAAGAGACTGAGACAGGAGGACGGTTACATCACTGGGCCGAGGAAATTTTCAATTATGGTCCGGGAATGCAGGCAGGTCTTAAAGATCAAAAAACAGACTTCCTGTGTAAGGATTTTTACGCCCGAAGTGATGAGAAAGCTGATAACATTTTTTATAACAATCCGCGTTTAGTCGGTCATGTTGATTCTCAGGCGTCGCTCAATCTTAAGAAAATATATTCAGAGTATTTGAGTGCGGGGATGGATGTACTTGATTTGATGTCCAGCGTAGAGTCTCATCTTCCTGATGATATGAATCTTAATGTCACCGGGCTCGGTCTGAATATGGATGAACTTCGTTCTAATCCCGTTCTCGCCGATAGAATTGCGTATGACCTGAATGCCGATTCTGATTTTCCGGTCGGCGATAAATTATTTGATGCGGTAATCTGTTCATTATCTATAGAATATCTGACCGACCCGGTTGGGGTGCTGAAAAAAGCGCATGAAGTTCTGCGTCCCGGTGGAGTGCTGCTGATTGGTGTTTCCAACAGATGGTTCCCGACAAAAGTTACAAACGGCTGGCTGGCACTGCATGAGTACGAGCGTATGGGATACATCAGACAACTGATGGAGCTGGCCGGATTTGAGGGCGAGTGGGGTACCGATGTCATCCGTAATGACTGGCGCCCGGTAACTGACAAACATTATTACGCCACCCGTGGAGCAAGCGATCCCATTTATGTCGTGCGTGGTAGAAAATAG
- the hypF gene encoding carbamoyltransferase HypF has protein sequence MSKNIIRKKLTVTGQVQGVGFRPFIYRTALENNITGSVKNSPEGVIIEIQGTDAQLSSFRDSLDNDLPRLARIITLKVDESTPQTKEKEFQILASTSGEGHSVLISPDVATCPDCFADMNDPANRRYNYPFTNCTNCGPRYTITRSIPYDRPVTSMSCFPMCEDCMHEYTDPLDRRFHAQPNACPECGPKVWLADKDGNTIAKENEALEMLAAKLAEGQIAAIKGLGGFHLACDASSSTAVSALRERKNRPEKPLAVMVMDPDHAAMLAAVSETDRKILEGLERPIVLLPKSENFNLAPEVAPDTELIGIMVPYTPLHHVLMKFYSKLKTEPASLIMTSGNMSSDPISLGNREAFSRLNGIADVFLFHNRDILIRVDDSVVTTIPEFDKNKTEEKRIMFMRRARGYVPSPVFLTAGGPSVIGTGPELKNTLCITKDNQAFVSQHIGDMQNLETLEFWKEIRTHLTGILKVSPELIIRDLHPDYMTTNAAIDDKLPSIALQHHFAHIHSVLAENMHAGPAIGIALDGTGFGEDNTIWGGEFLYVNPDTLDQQRLAHFSNIRLPGGEAAVREPWRIAQGIITDLNLPAETMKLDADLEKNASFLKQMLSKNINCPATSSCGRLFDAVSAMCGLCSKISYEGQAAIILEKIQDQSEKKYYECQLIKSAEMFELDTASMLKLISKDIRQKISPAVISRKFHLGLIKGVAEAAHFLCEKMNVNTVGLSGGVMQNRTIAIELPRELSRYGLNVLVHRQLPPNDGCISLGQAVYGQRMKQLGKI, from the coding sequence ATGAGTAAAAATATTATCCGCAAAAAGCTTACTGTCACAGGACAGGTTCAGGGAGTCGGTTTCCGTCCTTTTATCTACCGCACAGCACTTGAGAACAATATCACCGGGAGTGTAAAAAACAGTCCCGAAGGTGTCATAATAGAAATTCAGGGAACAGATGCTCAACTAAGCAGTTTCAGAGACTCCCTTGATAATGACCTGCCAAGACTGGCCCGCATAATAACTCTAAAAGTAGACGAATCCACCCCGCAGACAAAAGAAAAAGAATTTCAGATACTGGCAAGCACTTCAGGCGAAGGTCATTCAGTGCTTATCAGCCCGGATGTTGCAACATGCCCTGACTGTTTTGCCGATATGAACGACCCGGCAAACAGACGTTACAACTATCCCTTCACCAACTGCACCAATTGCGGTCCGCGCTATACGATAACCAGATCAATTCCTTATGACCGCCCGGTAACCTCCATGTCCTGCTTTCCTATGTGTGAAGACTGCATGCATGAATATACCGATCCACTGGACAGGAGATTCCATGCCCAACCCAATGCTTGCCCTGAGTGTGGTCCTAAAGTCTGGCTTGCGGATAAAGATGGAAATACCATAGCTAAAGAAAACGAAGCGCTTGAAATGCTGGCAGCAAAGCTGGCCGAGGGACAGATTGCGGCTATTAAAGGTCTTGGTGGATTCCATCTTGCCTGCGATGCGTCCTCGTCAACAGCGGTATCAGCTCTGCGCGAACGGAAAAACAGGCCGGAGAAACCACTCGCGGTCATGGTCATGGACCCTGATCACGCCGCAATGCTGGCCGCAGTAAGCGAAACAGACCGCAAAATTCTTGAAGGGCTTGAAAGACCTATTGTGCTGCTGCCGAAATCAGAGAATTTCAATCTGGCCCCGGAAGTTGCGCCAGACACTGAACTCATCGGAATAATGGTGCCCTACACTCCGCTCCACCATGTTCTTATGAAATTTTATTCAAAGCTCAAAACTGAACCGGCTTCGCTGATCATGACTTCAGGGAATATGAGTTCAGACCCCATATCTCTGGGTAACCGGGAAGCTTTCAGCCGACTGAACGGAATTGCTGATGTTTTTCTTTTTCATAACAGAGACATACTCATCAGGGTTGATGATTCTGTTGTCACAACAATTCCAGAATTCGATAAAAACAAGACCGAAGAAAAACGCATAATGTTCATGCGCAGAGCCAGAGGCTATGTTCCATCCCCCGTCTTTCTAACAGCTGGAGGACCTTCTGTAATTGGAACAGGACCTGAGCTGAAAAACACCTTGTGTATAACAAAAGATAATCAGGCTTTTGTGAGCCAGCATATAGGAGACATGCAAAACCTTGAGACTCTGGAATTCTGGAAAGAAATACGGACTCACCTGACCGGAATTTTGAAAGTGTCTCCAGAGTTAATAATAAGAGACCTGCACCCTGACTATATGACCACCAATGCAGCCATTGATGATAAACTTCCAAGTATTGCCCTGCAACACCATTTTGCCCATATTCATTCCGTACTTGCGGAAAACATGCACGCAGGTCCGGCTATTGGAATCGCTTTGGACGGAACCGGATTCGGAGAGGATAATACTATCTGGGGCGGAGAATTTCTTTATGTGAATCCCGACACTCTTGACCAGCAGCGTCTTGCACATTTTTCCAACATCAGGCTCCCCGGAGGAGAAGCAGCTGTAAGGGAACCCTGGCGCATTGCTCAGGGCATTATTACTGATCTTAATCTTCCTGCTGAAACAATGAAACTGGACGCCGACCTAGAAAAAAATGCCAGTTTTCTTAAGCAGATGCTCAGTAAAAATATCAACTGTCCTGCAACATCAAGCTGTGGAAGACTTTTTGATGCTGTCTCTGCCATGTGCGGGCTGTGCTCTAAAATCAGCTATGAGGGACAGGCTGCTATAATTCTGGAAAAAATTCAGGACCAGAGCGAAAAAAAATACTATGAATGTCAGTTGATAAAATCCGCTGAAATGTTTGAACTTGATACAGCCTCAATGCTCAAGCTGATATCTAAAGACATCAGACAAAAAATTTCACCCGCAGTAATAAGTAGAAAATTTCATCTCGGACTGATTAAGGGAGTTGCTGAAGCCGCTCATTTTTTATGTGAAAAAATGAATGTTAATACCGTTGGACTGAGCGGAGGGGTTATGCAGAACAGAACCATAGCCATAGAACTTCCTCGGGAACTTTCCAGATATGGGCTTAATGTTCTGGTACATAGACAGCTTCCCCCAAACGATGGCTGCATATCTCTTGGTCAGGCTGTTTACGGGCAGCGCATGAAACAACTTGGGAAAATTTAA
- a CDS encoding DUF362 domain-containing protein: protein MSEHNSAKSIPVGLFRILEYESTLLDRATAMVLEETGFKINPGTKVLIKPNMVTARRPLACTHPNVILSVCRYLLDCGARVTVGDSPSYGSAAQVAKSIGLASGLARLGVKIKTLGRPVPLKLSFGEEIGISRDALETDFIVNIPKLKAHCQFNMTGAIKNMFGCVVGFRKAMAHARFGENPGLMEQMIVEVADSMPLGFNVMDGIYAMHKTGPIKGESFELSLLAASPDAWAIDTACYMLLGLNPGQLLLWNEGLRRDISGCNPDNLYYPVEPPDNFDTKDFQIPVNLSPMEFEFFRVVKGQFKNLLKLFKR, encoded by the coding sequence ATGAGCGAACATAATAGTGCCAAAAGTATTCCTGTCGGTTTATTCCGTATTCTGGAATATGAATCCACTCTTCTGGATAGAGCCACGGCAATGGTCCTTGAAGAAACCGGATTCAAAATCAATCCCGGAACAAAAGTTCTTATAAAACCCAATATGGTTACAGCACGCAGACCGTTAGCCTGCACTCATCCCAACGTAATCTTGTCCGTATGCCGCTATCTGCTTGACTGCGGAGCCAGAGTCACCGTTGGTGACTCCCCTTCATACGGATCTGCCGCACAGGTCGCAAAAAGCATCGGCCTTGCATCCGGACTTGCCAGACTCGGAGTTAAAATAAAAACTCTAGGCAGACCTGTTCCACTTAAACTTTCATTTGGTGAAGAAATTGGAATTTCAAGGGATGCTCTGGAAACTGATTTTATAGTTAATATTCCCAAACTCAAGGCCCATTGCCAGTTCAATATGACTGGTGCGATAAAAAATATGTTCGGCTGCGTTGTCGGTTTTAGAAAAGCCATGGCTCATGCGAGATTCGGGGAAAATCCGGGACTCATGGAACAGATGATTGTAGAAGTTGCGGATTCAATGCCACTGGGATTCAATGTGATGGATGGCATCTATGCCATGCATAAAACCGGTCCCATAAAAGGTGAATCCTTCGAGCTGAGTCTTCTTGCTGCGTCACCGGATGCCTGGGCAATTGATACGGCATGTTACATGCTTCTGGGTCTGAACCCCGGTCAGTTACTTTTATGGAATGAAGGCTTGCGCAGAGATATAAGCGGCTGTAATCCAGACAATTTGTATTATCCGGTCGAACCACCGGATAATTTCGACACTAAAGATTTTCAAATTCCCGTAAACTTAAGTCCGATGGAGTTTGAATTTTTCAGGGTGGTAAAAGGACAGTTTAAAAACCTGTTGAAGCTGTTCAAACGGTAA
- a CDS encoding sulfite exporter TauE/SafE family protein: protein MLTNRIDIRILLFITIILTVFTATACPAAGIPFPDNLGGKFSPYALPDLTDLPLWIPPLAGLAAGILSAAAGTGGGFMVVPALMSFGVAGIYAVGAEMFRIFIFTLVQTIRLIIRKKVRYIFSGVLSIGTALGGFTGLWLSIKIYMGSPPGSNIFISLMIVMWLISYAFIIVPDFRESAARYAAALRLEKEKSEKYINPDNKADEEKTENINPDETETKPETPPEQDIKPQIESFESHQINEEPWDVAKKIRGIKIFPYLSFPSSLKFYPPNDGLKENEITQEELNTLKKQHDRISALPVFLFSLAGGFFMSLIGSGGLIFGFTILTRGFACLGSAMIGADFTRIAISSGFLTIGGFGLKGFITIYSVSGLILGSVAGVHIGGHALEYIKPHKVKGLISLTIISVIINRLLAIPDYLRLSGADLSYNLCSTLNESGRYILIIGTGIAVSWFIYELFTGIKSKLAGRAKEEAAK, encoded by the coding sequence ATGCTAACCAACCGCATCGACATCCGCATCTTATTATTCATCACAATAATACTAACAGTATTTACTGCTACAGCCTGTCCGGCTGCCGGAATCCCCTTTCCTGATAATCTCGGCGGAAAATTTTCACCATACGCCCTGCCTGATCTTACAGACCTTCCTTTATGGATTCCTCCGCTGGCAGGTCTTGCCGCAGGAATACTCAGCGCTGCCGCCGGAACCGGTGGCGGATTTATGGTTGTTCCTGCTTTAATGAGCTTTGGTGTTGCAGGTATTTATGCCGTAGGTGCAGAGATGTTCAGAATTTTCATCTTTACACTGGTGCAGACAATCAGGCTCATCATTAGAAAAAAAGTTCGTTACATCTTTAGCGGAGTTCTTTCAATTGGAACCGCGCTTGGCGGTTTCACCGGATTATGGCTTTCAATTAAAATTTATATGGGTTCTCCACCGGGAAGTAATATCTTCATATCATTAATGATTGTAATGTGGCTTATCAGCTATGCTTTTATAATTGTGCCTGACTTTCGCGAATCCGCGGCCAGATATGCGGCGGCGCTGCGTCTTGAAAAAGAAAAATCCGAGAAATATATAAATCCCGACAATAAAGCGGACGAAGAAAAAACAGAAAACATAAATCCTGATGAAACCGAGACCAAACCGGAAACTCCACCTGAGCAAGATATCAAACCACAAATTGAAAGTTTTGAATCTCACCAGATAAATGAAGAGCCGTGGGATGTAGCAAAAAAAATAAGAGGAATTAAAATATTCCCGTACCTGAGTTTTCCTTCCAGCCTCAAATTTTATCCTCCAAATGACGGGCTTAAAGAAAATGAAATAACGCAGGAAGAGCTTAATACACTCAAGAAACAACATGACAGAATTTCAGCACTGCCGGTTTTCCTGTTCTCCCTTGCCGGTGGTTTCTTCATGTCGCTTATCGGTTCAGGAGGACTTATCTTTGGATTTACAATTCTGACCCGTGGATTCGCATGTCTTGGATCAGCCATGATCGGAGCTGATTTCACCAGAATTGCTATCTCTTCCGGTTTTCTGACCATCGGTGGTTTCGGACTGAAAGGTTTCATCACTATATATAGTGTCAGCGGACTTATTTTAGGATCAGTTGCAGGAGTCCATATCGGCGGACATGCCCTTGAATACATAAAGCCGCATAAAGTAAAGGGATTAATATCACTGACAATAATTTCCGTTATTATAAACAGATTGCTGGCAATACCGGACTACCTGAGATTATCCGGGGCCGATCTTTCCTACAATCTCTGCTCAACTCTTAACGAAAGCGGACGTTACATTCTCATCATAGGAACAGGTATAGCTGTTTCATGGTTTATCTACGAACTGTTCACTGGGATAAAATCCAAGCTAGCTGGAAGAGCTAAAGAGGAGGCAGCCAAATGA
- a CDS encoding ATP-binding cassette domain-containing protein — MNDFIFSLDNVTLTMSKVDILKGIDWTVRKGEHWAVLGVNGSGKSSLFRVVAGELWPDIDLSRTYCFDGSRTHSPIEAMERIRLVSPEQQDIFYSMGWLVSGQEAVLAGKDNTPFLYRLADEREYTQVREFMASLGMDDLADKNILTMSRGEARKVLIARALIAKPDVLILDEFMEGIDQDSREIIFAAVEKAAAEGTIIICSAHRSKELPPCINRTLGISGGRITCADMEDSEAVCTLPEFEVPEPPEISKVEPDTVLFRIKDSNVILLGKQILTGINWEVRGDENWALLGRNGAGKTTLMKLLNGDLPPYAGGGVERLPEKGGCLSEVRSFFSYISAGLQANYGADVGKPLTLMELVISGYFSSIGLFDEITEAQKKRAMEWLDYFGLADFADRNMARLSYGQLRKGFIARALAPDPAVLLLDEPLAGLDHSTRNEVYHLLEKVAQAGVRMVYITHHSEELIPSITNIIELEDGKISFCGKRTDYEKGRV; from the coding sequence ATGAATGATTTTATCTTTTCACTTGATAATGTAACGCTCACCATGAGCAAGGTTGATATTCTTAAAGGAATAGACTGGACTGTCAGAAAAGGTGAACACTGGGCTGTGCTTGGGGTTAACGGTTCCGGCAAGAGCAGCCTTTTTCGTGTCGTCGCAGGAGAGTTATGGCCTGATATAGATCTCAGCCGCACTTACTGTTTTGATGGCAGCAGAACACATAGTCCCATTGAAGCTATGGAGCGTATCCGGCTGGTGTCCCCGGAACAGCAGGATATTTTTTATTCCATGGGCTGGCTGGTTTCGGGACAGGAAGCAGTTCTGGCAGGCAAGGATAACACTCCGTTTCTTTATCGTCTTGCTGATGAGCGGGAATATACTCAGGTCAGAGAATTCATGGCCTCACTTGGTATGGATGATCTGGCTGACAAAAATATTCTGACAATGTCCCGTGGAGAGGCTAGAAAAGTTCTCATTGCCAGAGCCTTGATCGCCAAACCTGACGTGCTGATTCTTGATGAATTTATGGAAGGTATCGATCAGGATTCCAGAGAAATAATTTTTGCAGCGGTTGAAAAGGCCGCAGCAGAGGGAACCATAATAATATGCTCGGCACACCGCAGTAAAGAACTCCCTCCGTGTATCAACAGAACTCTGGGTATAAGCGGCGGCAGAATAACCTGTGCGGATATGGAGGATTCAGAAGCAGTCTGTACCCTGCCTGAATTTGAAGTTCCTGAACCTCCTGAAATCAGCAAAGTTGAACCTGACACGGTGCTTTTCAGAATTAAAGATTCAAATGTCATACTTTTGGGAAAACAGATTTTAACCGGAATTAACTGGGAAGTACGTGGAGATGAAAACTGGGCTTTGCTCGGCCGCAACGGTGCAGGAAAAACTACACTGATGAAACTTTTGAACGGAGATCTGCCCCCCTATGCCGGAGGCGGAGTTGAAAGACTTCCTGAAAAAGGTGGCTGCTTAAGCGAAGTCAGAAGTTTCTTCAGTTATATCTCGGCAGGACTTCAGGCTAACTACGGGGCAGATGTTGGTAAGCCATTGACCCTGATGGAGCTTGTTATTTCGGGGTATTTCTCATCTATCGGTCTTTTTGATGAAATCACCGAGGCCCAGAAAAAAAGGGCCATGGAATGGCTGGATTATTTCGGGCTGGCTGATTTTGCAGACCGCAACATGGCGCGCCTGTCATACGGGCAGCTGCGCAAAGGCTTTATAGCCAGAGCTCTTGCTCCTGACCCGGCAGTCCTTTTGCTGGATGAACCTTTGGCCGGACTGGACCATTCGACAAGAAACGAGGTTTATCATTTGCTGGAGAAAGTTGCTCAGGCCGGAGTCAGAATGGTTTACATAACCCATCACTCTGAAGAACTTATCCCTTCCATAACCAATATTATTGAACTGGAAGACGGAAAAATATCCTTCTGCGGCAAACGGACTGATTATGAAAAAGGCCGGGTCTAA
- the cysQ gene encoding 3'(2'),5'-bisphosphate nucleotidase CysQ, protein MINVISDIAIKAGEKIMEVRSKGFDVELKADESPVTQADKASNEVILKELKAAYPEIPIISEETASADYETRKHWTEFFLVDPLDGTKEFIKDNGEFCVCIAYMKNKRPALGAVYAPVLDTLYAGGPETGSFISRNREPLSPIKTCPPEEGEGLKVVGSRSHPSPNLAEYLEQFNIAEMVPSGSAIKFCLVAEGKAHLYPRFNPTMEWDTAAGEAVVTGAGGTMTTLDGEPFPYNKEILKNGGFIVKA, encoded by the coding sequence ATGATAAATGTTATATCAGATATTGCGATTAAGGCCGGCGAAAAAATCATGGAAGTCCGTTCCAAAGGTTTTGACGTAGAACTGAAAGCTGACGAATCACCTGTAACTCAGGCTGATAAGGCTTCAAACGAAGTTATCCTAAAAGAATTAAAAGCGGCTTACCCCGAGATACCGATAATCTCCGAAGAAACCGCATCCGCAGATTATGAAACAAGGAAACACTGGACTGAATTTTTCCTTGTGGACCCTCTGGACGGAACCAAAGAGTTCATCAAGGACAACGGCGAATTTTGTGTCTGCATTGCATACATGAAAAACAAACGCCCGGCTCTTGGTGCTGTATACGCTCCTGTTCTTGATACTCTGTATGCCGGAGGACCTGAAACAGGATCATTTATTTCCAGAAACAGGGAACCTCTAAGTCCTATTAAAACTTGTCCGCCTGAAGAAGGTGAAGGTCTTAAAGTGGTAGGAAGCCGCTCACATCCGTCACCTAATCTTGCCGAGTATCTGGAGCAGTTCAATATTGCGGAGATGGTTCCATCAGGAAGCGCCATCAAATTCTGCCTTGTAGCGGAAGGTAAAGCGCATCTTTATCCCAGATTCAATCCAACTATGGAATGGGACACCGCGGCAGGCGAAGCCGTTGTAACCGGAGCCGGCGGAACCATGACAACTCTTGATGGTGAACCTTTTCCATATAATAAAGAAATCCTCAAAAACGGTGGATTCATCGTAAAAGCATGA